One Spinacia oleracea cultivar Varoflay chromosome 4, BTI_SOV_V1, whole genome shotgun sequence DNA segment encodes these proteins:
- the LOC110783719 gene encoding uncharacterized protein isoform X1 → MFIKMNPVIIISSLLLVLTYDHNVVAAKSSSSTSTTMHTNNWAVLVCTSRFWFNYRHMANTLSLYRTVKRLGIPDERIILMLADDMACNARNKYPAQVFNNENHRLNLYGDNVEVDYRGYEVTVENFMRVLTGRHEDAVPRSKRLLSDEGSHILLYMTGHGGDEFLKFQDSEELQSHDLADAVKQMKEKHRFKELLIMVDTCQAATLFNQLQSPGVLAIGSSMKGENSYSHHLDSDVGVSVVDRFTYYTLAFFERLNMYGNASLSSLFNSYNPNLLMSTAYYRTDLYQRNLEEVPVTNFFGSVMETIHTQSAYKAFSNKDFSRDIRSMPSEQPTDFQKRRELLADSGLETLSYSTICPIHQLCSTLEKKLDSIIDVETFVNRGLLIMLPLIAVTTWLSL, encoded by the exons atgttcataaaaatgaATCCAGTAATAATTATTTCCTcattattattggttttgacATATGATCACAATGTTGTTGCTGCTAAATCGAGTTCTTCAACTTCCACCACGATGCACACCAATAACTGGGCTGTCTTAGTCTGTACATCTCGATTTTG GTTCAACTATCGGCACATGGCCAATACTCTATCATTGTATAG GACCGTTAAGAGACTTGGAATTCCGGATGAGAGGATAATACTTATGCTAGCTGATGATATGGCTTGTAATGCGAGAAACAAGTACCCTGCTCAAGTTTTCAACAATGAAAACCATCGGCTTAACTTGTATGGAGACAATGTTGAG GTTGATTATAGAGGTTATGAGGTGACTGTCGAAAACTTCATGAGGGTTTTAACAGGCCGACATGAGGATGCTGTTCCGAGGTCAAAACGGCTCTTAAGTGATGAAGGAAGCCACATACTTTTGTATATGACTGGCCATGGAGGAGATGAGTTTTTAAAGTTTCAAGACTCTGAGGAACTTCAGAGCCACGATCTAGCTGATGCAGtgaaacaaatgaaagaaaagcATAG ATTCAAGGAACTTTTGATAATGGTTGACACTTGCCAAGCTGCCACTCTTTTCAATCAG CTACAATCACCCGGTGTTTTGGCAATTGGAAGCAGTATGAAAGGGGAAAACTCTTATTCTCACCACTTGGATTCGGAT GTTGGTGTTTCTGTTGTAGATCGCTTCACTTACTATACCCTTGCTTTCTTTGAGAGGCTAAATATGTATGGCAATGCTTCCTTGAGCAG TTTATTTAATTCTTACAACCCAAATTTGCTCATGTCCACTGCGTATTACCGAACTGATTTATACCAGCGCAATTTAGAAGAG GTTCCTGTGACAAACTTCTTTGGTTCAGTCATGGAAACAATTCACACTCAGTCTGCATATAAAGCTTTCTCAAACAAGGATTTCAGCAGGGATATTAGAAGCATGCCATCGGAGCAGCCAACTGACTTTCAGAAACGAAGAGAGCTGCTAGCTGACAGTGGTTTGGAAACTCTCTCTTACTCAACG ATTTGCCCTATTCACCAGTTATGCAGTACTCTGGAAAAGAAACTTGATAGTATCATTGATGTTGAAACTTTTGTGAATCGTGGATTATTGATTATGCTGCCTCTGATAGCAGTTACAACTTGGCTGTCACTTTGA
- the LOC110783719 gene encoding uncharacterized protein isoform X2 has translation MFIKMNPVIIISSLLLVLTYDHNVVAAKSSSSTSTTMHTNNWAVLVCTSRFWFNYRHMANTLSLYRTVKRLGIPDERIILMLADDMACNARNKYPAQVFNNENHRLNLYGDNVEVDYRGYEVTVENFMRVLTGRHEDAVPRSKRLLSDEGSHILLYMTGHGGDEFLKFQDSEELQSHDLADAVKQMKEKHRFKELLIMVDTCQAATLFNQLQSPGVLAIGSSMKGENSYSHHLDSDVGVSVVDRFTYYTLAFFERLNMYGNASLSSLFNSYNPNLLMSTAYYRTDLYQRNLEEVPVTNFFGSVMETIHTQSAYKAFSNKDFSRDIRSMPSEQPTDFQKRRELLADSGLETLSYSTDQICPIHQLCSTLEKKLDSIIDVETFVNRGLLIMLPLIAVTTWLSL, from the exons atgttcataaaaatgaATCCAGTAATAATTATTTCCTcattattattggttttgacATATGATCACAATGTTGTTGCTGCTAAATCGAGTTCTTCAACTTCCACCACGATGCACACCAATAACTGGGCTGTCTTAGTCTGTACATCTCGATTTTG GTTCAACTATCGGCACATGGCCAATACTCTATCATTGTATAG GACCGTTAAGAGACTTGGAATTCCGGATGAGAGGATAATACTTATGCTAGCTGATGATATGGCTTGTAATGCGAGAAACAAGTACCCTGCTCAAGTTTTCAACAATGAAAACCATCGGCTTAACTTGTATGGAGACAATGTTGAG GTTGATTATAGAGGTTATGAGGTGACTGTCGAAAACTTCATGAGGGTTTTAACAGGCCGACATGAGGATGCTGTTCCGAGGTCAAAACGGCTCTTAAGTGATGAAGGAAGCCACATACTTTTGTATATGACTGGCCATGGAGGAGATGAGTTTTTAAAGTTTCAAGACTCTGAGGAACTTCAGAGCCACGATCTAGCTGATGCAGtgaaacaaatgaaagaaaagcATAG ATTCAAGGAACTTTTGATAATGGTTGACACTTGCCAAGCTGCCACTCTTTTCAATCAG CTACAATCACCCGGTGTTTTGGCAATTGGAAGCAGTATGAAAGGGGAAAACTCTTATTCTCACCACTTGGATTCGGAT GTTGGTGTTTCTGTTGTAGATCGCTTCACTTACTATACCCTTGCTTTCTTTGAGAGGCTAAATATGTATGGCAATGCTTCCTTGAGCAG TTTATTTAATTCTTACAACCCAAATTTGCTCATGTCCACTGCGTATTACCGAACTGATTTATACCAGCGCAATTTAGAAGAG GTTCCTGTGACAAACTTCTTTGGTTCAGTCATGGAAACAATTCACACTCAGTCTGCATATAAAGCTTTCTCAAACAAGGATTTCAGCAGGGATATTAGAAGCATGCCATCGGAGCAGCCAACTGACTTTCAGAAACGAAGAGAGCTGCTAGCTGACAGTGGTTTGGAAACTCTCTCTTACTCAACG GATCAGATTTGCCCTATTCACCAGTTATGCAGTACTCTGGAAAAGAAACTTGATAGTATCATTGATGTTGAAACTTTTGTGAATCGTGGATTATTGATTATGCTGCCTCTGATAGCAGTTACAACTTGGCTGTCACTTTGA